One Lampris incognitus isolate fLamInc1 chromosome 14, fLamInc1.hap2, whole genome shotgun sequence DNA window includes the following coding sequences:
- the LOC130124352 gene encoding aquaporin-1-like, whose protein sequence is MAEVKTWAFWRAVLAEFLGMTMFLFIGISAAIGDQYTSYPDHEVKVALTFALVIATLVQCIGSTSGAHLNPAITLGLLVSCQISVLRAFFYIVAQMLGAVAGSSIVYGIRPETVHSLGVNKLNGISPGQGFAIEFLLTLQLILCVMAVTDKRRNVPGFAPLAIGLSVGVGNLTGISYTGCGINPARSFGPALIQESFDDHWVYWAAPMSAAVMAALLYDYVLLPRREPLGVRAKVLCCGGADTEAEAQEPLLEGCRDVE, encoded by the exons ATGGCAGAGGTTAAAACGTGGGCATTTTGGAGGGCAGTTTTGGCTGAGTTCTTGGGCATGACTATGTTTCTCTTCATTGGCATCTCAGCTGCCATAGGAGATCAATATACGTCTTACCCTGACCACGAGGTGAAGGTGGCATTGACATTTGCCCTGGTCATTGCTACGTTGGTTCAGTGCATAGGTTCTACAAGTGGCGCTCACCTTAACCCTGCCATCACTCTCGGGCTACTGGTCAGCTGCCAGATCAGTGTCCTCAGAGCCTTCTTCTACATCGTTGCTCAGATGTTGGGAGCCGTGGCCGGCAGCAGCATTGTGTATGGTATCCGGCCAGAAACCGTACATTCCCTCGGCGTTAACAAG CTGAATGGAATCAGCCCGGGTCAAGGTTTCGCCATCGAGTTCCTGCTCACGCTCCAGCTCATCCTGTGCGTTATGGCAGTCACGGATAAAAGGCGTAACGTGCCGGGTTTTGCACCTCTGGCAATTGGATTGTCGGTAGGGGTGGGAAATCTCACAGGG ATCAGCTACACAGGATGTGGAATCAACCCAGCTCGATCATTCGGGCCTGCGCTTATCCAGGAATCGTTTGATGATCACTGG GTGTATTGGGCTGCACCGATGAGTGCCGCTGTGATGGCGGCTCTTCTCTATGACTACGTGCTGCTACCCCGGCGTGAGCCGCTTGGTGTGCGGGCCAAAGTGCTGTGCTGCGGCGGCGCGGACACGGAGGCTGAGGCGCAAGAGCCTCTTCTGGAGGGTTGCAGAGATGTAGAgtag
- the thoc1 gene encoding THO complex subunit 1 has product MSLPLYHFTDAKDKFTASARRALAAKTSKHLINAFNQIPGNETEKKTTLDQALRVVLGEQNVEQKTSCDDYLSLIDLSIDAATEGICSATTPFLLLGDILDCLPLDQCDKIFSFVEENVSTWKSNSFYTAGKNYLLRMCNDLLRRLSKSQNTVFCGRIQLFLARLFPLSEKSGLNLQSQFNLDNITVFNKNEQESTLGQKHTEEKEDGMEVEEGEMGEEDTPAPCSIPIDYNLYRKFWTLQDYFRNPVQCYDKFSWMTFLKYSDETLAVFKSYKLDDMQVSKRKLEEELRTSGGEHVYFAKFLTSEKLMDLQLSDSNFRRHILLQYLILFQYLKGQVKFKSSSCILNDDQTTWIEETTKLVYQLLREIPPEGEKFATMVEHILNTEENWNAWKNEGCPSFVKERTLDDKPKRPTRKRQAPEDFLGKGPDVKIFMGNDELTRLWNLNSDNMEACKSESREFMPSLDEFFAEAIEQADPANMVEEEYKVVRNSNYGWRALRLLSRRSPHFFQPTNQKFKSLADYLDSMVSKLAKELPKDIPSEEIKTGEEDDDDNSDNLLKESNDSPSMQSKLVTNQQMDELAAKLGSQWKTLASQLEMKAAELREIETDSEDVDMQAKLLLVAWQDREGTQATVENLVTALNAAGFSQFADSLNEA; this is encoded by the exons ATGTCGCTGCCCTTATATCATTTTACCGACGCTAAAGACAAATTTACG GCTTCGGCCAGACGCGCTCTGGCAGCAAAGACCAGCAAACATTTGATAAATGCTTTCAACCAGATACCTGGAAA TGAGACGGAAAAGAAAACCACCCTTGACCAAGCTTTGAGAGTGGTCCTCGGGGAGCAGAAT GTTGAACAGAAAACAAGCTGTGATGACTACTTGTCTCTCATTGATCTCAGTATCGATGCAGCTACAGAGG GTATCTGTTCCGCCACAACTCCCTTCCTCTTGCTGGGGGATATACTGGACTGCCTTCCTCTTGACCAGTGTGACAAGATATTCTCTTTTGTTGAGGAAAACGTCTCCACCTGGAAATCG AACTCCTTTTACACAGCCGGGAAGAACTACTTATTGAGGATGTGTAACG ATCTCTTGAGGAGGCTGTCTAAATCCCAGAATACTGTATTCTGTGGGCGAATCCAGCTTTTTCTGGCCCGCCTTTTCCCCTTGTCTGAGAAATCGG GTCTCAATCTCCAGAGCCAGTTTAACCTAGACAACATCACGGTATTCAACAAAAATGAACAAGAGAGCACTCTTGGACAAAAG CATACAGAAGAAAAGGAAGATGGCATGGAGGTAGAGGAAGGAGAAATGGGGGAAGAGGACACACCTGCTCCATG TTCCATTCCAATCGACTACAACTTGTACAGAAAGTTCTGGACCCTGCAAGACTACTTCAGAAACCCTGTGCAGTGTTATGACAAGTTCTCTTGGATGACGTTTCTCAAG TATTCAGATGAGACCCTGGCAGTGTTTAAGAGCTACAAGCTGGATGACATGCAGGTATCAAAGAGgaagctggaggaggagctgaGAACATCCGGAGGAGAACATGTCTACTTTGCCAAGTTCCTCACTAGTGAAAAG CTGATGGACCTGCAGCTCAGTGACAGCAACTTCCGGCGGCACATCCTCTTGCAGTACCTCATCCTCTTCCAGTATCTGAAGGGCCAAGTCAAATTCAAAAG CTCCAGTTGCATTCTGAATGATGACCAGACAACGTGGATCGAAGAGACGACCAAACTGGTCTACCAG CTGCTGAGAGAGATTCCTCCAGAAGGAGAGAAGTTTGCCACCATGGTAGAG CATATCCTAAACACAGAGGAAAACTGGAACGCTTGGAAGAATGAGGGATGTCCAAGTTTTGTTAAAGAGAG GACATTGGATGACAAACCCAAGAGgccaaccaggaaaagacaagctCCGGAAGATTTCCTTGGAAAGGGCCCGGACGTCAAGATCTTCATGGGAAA TGACGAGCTGACCAGGCTGTGGAACCTGAACTCGGACAACATGGAGGCCTGCAAGTCAGAAAGCAG GGAATTCATGCCATCCCTGGACGAGTTCTTTGCTGAGGCCATTGAACAAGCTGACCCAGCTAATATGGTAGAGGAGGAGTACAA GGTTGTGCGGAACTCCAACTATGGCTGGCGTgctctgaggctgctgtctagAAGGAGTCCCCACTTCTTTCAGCCAACCAACCAGAAGTTCAAGAGCCTGGCTGACTACCTGGACAGCATGGTTAGCAAATTGGCCAAAGAGCTGCCG aAGGACATCCCCTCTGAGGAGATTAAAACAGGAGAGGAAGATGACGATGACAACTCAGACAATCTTCTTAAAGAGAGCAATGACA GTCCAAGCATGCAGAGCAAGCTGGTGACAAACCAGCAGATGGATGAGCTAGCAGCCAAACTGGGTTCGCAGTGGAAGACTCTGGCCAGCCAGCTGGAGATGAAGGCGGCAGAGTTGCGAGAGATCGAGACAGACAGTGAAGACGTTGACATGCAGGCCAAACTGCTGCTAGTGGCCTGGCAGGACAGAGAGGGAACTCAGGCTACTGTGGAGAACTTGGTCACAGCCCTCAATGCAGCAGGATTCTCCCAGTTTGCCGACAGCCTCAATGAGGCTTAA